CGGCATATTGCGCATTGCCTTTCAGCAAGTAATAATTGGAAAATGCTTCGGGCAGGTTGTGCAATAAAAACTGTCCTTTTCCGAAGTTTACCTTCACATAATTCAAATCCCCCAAATCGTTATCGGCCTCTTCATTTTCATAATACCCCAAGGCAGTGGTTTTCAAAGTATCTATTTCAATAAAAGAGGCTTTAAAAACGCCTTTTTTGAAAGCGGGAAGTGAATCCTGTTTCAACGATGGCGAGAAAAATTTTGGGTGAAGTTCTTCCTCTAAAATGTTGTAGTTGGCGGCAGAATCAATATTTAATGAATCACGTAGAATATACCCAATGCTTCGCGACGAAATGAATACGGTATTTCCTTTTTCCACATACTTTAAAATTTCATCTGCCTGTCTTTCATCAAAGAAAATATCATCATTTATAAAAATGTAGGCTGAATTTTGAGTATAGGTGCTGTCCGTTAAAAATTCATACGGGTCTTTGTCAATCTTTTCTATTTCAGCATTTTTGAATAGTGAAGCGGCTTCCTCAAAAAATACAAACCCACCAAAAGGAATTTTATCTATCGAAGTATAGCTGGGGCGCCAATTTATGGGTTTTGGACGCACAAGCTCGGTAATCACGATGATAAGCAGCGCTATCCCAAAAACCCAAAGTACTCTTTTTGAACGTTTATCCAGCATTTTTCAAGTTTTGGTTCAGTCTTTCAAAATCTTTTTGAGCGTTTTCAAAACCGGCTTTGTCCAGCGCATATTCGCCGTACCAAATATTATCGTACAGGTAAGAAGTTTTTTTGAAATTTTCCTTTAAGGCTGCGTTTTCAATTTCGCGATAGTAGTCACTGTTGGTTTTTTCAAAATGCCAGTTTATAATATTGTTTAAAGAAAGCAATTTTAAGGATTTTAAGTACATATATCGTATTGCCAGTCGGTAATTTTCTTCTTTTAGGGCATTCTTGATATAGCTGTCCAGATCGATATTTTCAATGTGCTCCTCCTGAATATTCAGTGGAGCCACCATTTTGCTTTTTCTGCTGAAAAATGACGAAGCATTATCGCCCACGAGCAATTTCACCAGTATGTAGATGGCAAAAACGATAAGCAAAATGTACACGATAATTTTTATGATTTGATAGGCTTCCGGTGAAAGATGGAAACCAAAAATATCGCCCATTCTATTAAAGAACCAAGTGATGGCACGGCCTAAATAATTTTCTGCTTCACCTTCCATCACGTCGTAATCAAAATCGTTTCCGGAATATTTCTCACTTAAATTTTCTGAGAAATGTTTTGGAATAATCTTACTGCTGTCAACGGCCACTGTAAGACTGTCCGCTTCCGCAGCTTTGGCCGCGAGGAGATTTAAAAGAAAAAATATTATAAAAAGAAATCTACTCACCGGCGCCTATGTTTTCAATACGCTCGCGCGTGGCTTCATTATATGTTTCTTCGTGAACGGAGAAATAAAGAATACCGTTTACAAACTGAATCATGGATTGATTAAGGGTGTATAGGATTAATAGTATAGATAGGGCAAGCGTCCAAACCACGCTGGCTCCTGCGGAATTTGCAAGATCTACGCCGCTATCTAAAGAATGAAATGCATAAATTCCAATTAAAATTCCGGGAACCATCATCACCACAAGCATTAAAATACCAAGCAACATCCCGATAATAAGATTTGTGAGCACACTTTTCCAAAAAAAGCTTTTCAAAAGTTTCCAGCCTTCACCAAAAGCATCTATTACATCTTTATTACTGTTTATCATAGCCATAAATGCAAGACCCATCCAGCTGGTATATGCAAGAACGATTAAATAATATGCGAAGGTTCCGATTATTGGTATAAACCCCAAGATCATTCCCGCAACCATAGCAACTACATAACCAATAACCATTAATATTATGAAGAGAATAATTTTTCCGAGGTTTTGTTTTACCATTTCCCAGACCTTTCTTTTTTCTACGGCGGCACCCCTGTTTTTTTCATATTCTATTACGTAAACCGCAGCAAGACTATAGTTTAGCACGGCTGTAATTATATACAGAATGAAAAATCCCATAAACCCCAAGCCCAACATTATAAAATAACTTGAATTGTCACTTTCAATTCCATAGGTATTTGAGGCATTATATGCACCTAAGAAACCTGTAACCATTAAATAGCTTACTCCTAAGAAACTTAAAATAAAAAGCCCGTTGTAACTAATGAAGATGTTTAAAAAAGGCTTAAAATTCTGTTTGAAAAACTCAAAGTAGGTAGTAATCATTTCGCCTACATCGCGTTGCTGTTTAAGTGGTATATATTTGTCTTGCATGCTTTCTGTTGAGGATAATTGGATAAATAACGTAATAAAAAATAATAAGTGCCAAGGAGCTAAAAATAATGGTCATTGCCAACCATACAGGCATATTGCTGTAACGGGTTATAAAGCCTTCAATAAACCCTGCAATGATGAAAAAGGGAATGGTGCTAACCACAATCTTAAGGCCGTCCTTCGCGCCTTTTAAAAATGAAACTTTCCGAGAATATGTTTTTGGAAAAAGAATACTGTTGCCCATCACCATTCCCGCGCAGCCTGCAATTACGATTACCGAAATCTCAATGGTTCCGTGCAGCCAAATGCTTTTTGAAGCTTCAAAAAGTAAATCGCGGTTATAGAAAAAAGTGAAAAATGCCCCGAGCATCACTCCATTACTGAATAGTATGTAAGCCGTACCTAAAGAGGTAATTACTCCGAAAGCATATGCCAAAAACGCTACGCGAATGTTGTTAATAGTGATTCCCAAAAAAGTGCCAATCTCGCTCCCGCTGTTGTAGATGGCGGTTGGGTCGCCTTTGTCAATATTATTCAAGGTTTCATTTACATAACCATCACCAAGAATCAACCGTACAAAGGAATCATCATTCAATGCTGAAATGGCGCCAATGGCTGTAGCTGTCGCAAAAAGCAAAAAAGAGAAAAAAAGCATGCGTTGGTGCTCCTTGAAAAACAACGGAAACTCTTCCTTCCAAAAACTTACAATACGGTTTTTTGTCTCCTTTTTGTTTTTATAAATTTTTTGATGCGCTTGTGATGCCAATGAATTCAAATACTGGAGCGCCTTGCTATCGGGATAATAGGTTTGCGCATAGGCGAGGTCGTTGGTCAAGTGGAGGTAATGGTCGGCAAGCTGGTCTGGACTTATTTTTGAATTAAGTGTGATTGCTTTTTCAAAAGCAATCCATTTTTCCTTATTTTGCTTGACGAATGCTGCTTCGCGCATCTGTTGAAATTTTTGGATAAATATAACCACTTGCTTTTACATGGCAAACTTAGAAATCAATACAACCCAAAACGTAAACCTAGACTATAAAATAGTTAGTGTTGGGGAGCGCATCTTAGCCTTTTTAATAGACATCTTCCTTTTTTCTGTATACTTTTTTATTGTAGAATTGGCTACTGAAGCTATGAATATGGCTTTTAGTGATAATTGGACGGTTTTTGGTTTGCAACAATTGCTACTTTTGCCAGTAATGTTCTATTCGCTGTATATGCATACACTTTTCAACGGAAGGACAGTCGGCAAAATGGCTTTGAAAACACGAGTTGTAAAAGTAGATGGAAATCCCGCCCGCTGGAGCGATTACATGGTTTTGTGGATGCTGCGTTTGGTAGATATTTGGATCTTTTTGGGTTCCATTGGGTTGCTATCCATTATTTTTTCTGATAAAAGACAGCGTGTGGGAGACCACGCTGCGGGAACGGTCGTGATAAGTACAAAAAACAAAGTAAAAATAAGCCATACCATTTTAGAAGAAATAGCTGAAGATTACCAACCTAAGTTTTTAAACGTCACGAAGCTCACCGATAAAGACGCTAGACTTATAAAGGAAACGTATCTTATCGCACTAAAATCAAACGATTTCAAAACACTACATACACTTAGGAAGAAAGTGGAAAGTGTTTTGGAAACTTCTTCAGATTTATATGACAAACAATATATAGATACCGTTTTGCGCGATTATAATCATTATACACAGAACATGTGAACCTGATATTATTAATAGATATTTTGGGGACCATTGCGTTTGCCATTTCTGGAGTACTAACGGCACTCAACAAACGCTTGGACCCATTTGGAATTTTGATAATTGCCTTTGTAACTGCTGTTGGCGGTGGAACTTTGCGCGATGTTCTTATTGATGCAAACGTAGCTTGGATGCGTAACCTGACCTTTGTTTACGTTATTTTCTGCTCTACAATTTTTGCGGTAGTTTTCAGAAAAAGACTTGGTTACATTCGCAGATCACTGTTTTTGTTTGACACTATCGGTATCGCGCTATACACTATTGTAGGTGTGGAAAAAGGCATTGCCGCAGGTTTTCACCCTATAATTTGTGTTGCTTTGGGAACAATGACGGCCTGTTTTGGAGGAGTTTTGCGAGATATTCTTTGTAATGAAATCCCGATTATCTTCAGAAAGGAAATTTATGCCACGGCTTGTATTTTGGGTGCTTCGGCCTATTTTCTTTTACATTTTACCCCAATTTCTGAAGATTTTATAGTTATCATTTCTGGGTCAATTGTAATTATAGTTCGTTTGTTTGCCGTTTATTTCAATCTTTCGTTGCCGAGTATTTATAGGAAGGATGAGTTGGAAAATAGATAAATAATTATTCAATTTATAAAAAGTATAAAATTCCATTTAAAATTATTTGGAATTTGGAGCTTGAAATTTGGGGATTTCTCACTCAATCACCTTAGCACTAATATAAATATTGTTCAAAGGCCAATCCCCATCGTCCGCTTTCACCTTTGAAATTTCCTCTACCACGTCCATACCCTTGGTCACTTTCCCAAAGATGGTGTATTTTCCGTTCAAATGCGTTGTAGAGGATTTTGGCCCAAGGAAGATGAAAAATTCATACGGAGCTGTTCTGTTATCGGGGTTCTCGCGGTATTCCTTTGCGCCCGAAACCGTTCCGTATTCATGAATTCGGCCGGGAACGATTTCCGCGGGAAGCAAGTATTCCTTCCCTAGCTCTGCGCGTTTTTTCTGCGTTGAAACCAAATCACTATTGCCAGCTTGAATTATAAAATTTGGAACCACGCGATGAAAAAAGGTTTCGTCAAAATAGTGCTGCTTCACCAAATAGATAAAATTTGCACGGTGCAGCGGCGTGTCTTCGTAAAGTTCTAATTCAATATCGCCAAAACGGGTAGTTACCAAAACCTTTGTTTCGGGGTTTTCCTTTCCGTATTCGGTTAAAAACGAAACCACATTATCGTTCGTAATTTCAGGATAGTCTGTTTTTGCCGAATCAATTTTTATATTTTGCTCACTATCATTTTTATTTTCCTTTTGAACTTCAACATCAGTTTCGGACTGCTTTTTCTTATCTTCACAGCTTCCAAAGAACAGAACAATTCCCAGGCTATAAACAAACAACTTCTTCATAAATGGATTTTCGCGATTTTGAAAAACGGATTGTAAAAGTAACAAAAATGGAACTTCCAGGCGAAACGGTCCAATTTAAAATGGCGCCTATGGAGCGTTTGCAGGAACTGAAGCGCGTTGCCCGCGGAAAAAACACAGCAAAAAGGGCAGGGGTGATGTCTCTTTTTTATCCGTCGGAAGATTTTGAAACGCGGTTGATTTTAATTCTTCGGAAAACATATAAAGGCGTTCACTCAGCACAGGTTGGTTTTCCCGGCGGCAAACTTGAAGATAAAGATAATTCCATACAAGATGCGGCCTTACGTGAAACCGAAGAAGAAGTAGGCGTTTCGCGAAATACCATTTCGGTTTTAAAAGCGCTAACAGAAATCTATATACCGCCCAGTAATTTTTTTGTGCAGCCTTTTTTAGGAATAACCGCCCAATCCCCAAAATTTATTCCGCAGGAAGAAGAAGTGGAAGCACTGATAGAAGTAACCCTCCGCGACTTGATGGACGATTTGAATATAACCACACAAACCCTGTCCACCTCCTACGCCAAAAGCATCGAAGTGCCGGCGTTCAAACTAAACGGACATATAGTATGGGGAGCTACAGCTATGATGCTCAACGAAGTGCGCGAATTGCTTAAAAAGGTACTGTAATGGCTTATTTTAGTATATTTGTATTGCTTAGCCTGTGGTTGGGGGCTGTCATAAATTTCCAATCTATGGCTACTTTTATTACGCAAATTGAATACTGACCACTGATTATTAAAAAATGAGTCTCTTTAAAAAAAATCCTTTTGGGCATATACTTTTTTTAAAACTTTGGCTAATACGCATAGCAGGACTATTAACTCACCGAAGGTTCAAAGGTTTTAATGAGTTGAAAATTGAAGGAAGCGAGATTCTTAGAGAGCTTCCAGATAGAAATGTACTTTTTGTAAGCAATCATCAAACTTATTTCGCAGATGTTGCGGCCATGTTACATGTTTTTAATGCTAGCTTGCACGGCCGAGAGGATAGCATT
The Aequorivita iocasae genome window above contains:
- a CDS encoding peptidylprolyl isomerase, with product MKKLFVYSLGIVLFFGSCEDKKKQSETDVEVQKENKNDSEQNIKIDSAKTDYPEITNDNVVSFLTEYGKENPETKVLVTTRFGDIELELYEDTPLHRANFIYLVKQHYFDETFFHRVVPNFIIQAGNSDLVSTQKKRAELGKEYLLPAEIVPGRIHEYGTVSGAKEYRENPDNRTAPYEFFIFLGPKSSTTHLNGKYTIFGKVTKGMDVVEEISKVKADDGDWPLNNIYISAKVIE
- a CDS encoding trimeric intracellular cation channel family protein, translated to MNLILLIDILGTIAFAISGVLTALNKRLDPFGILIIAFVTAVGGGTLRDVLIDANVAWMRNLTFVYVIFCSTIFAVVFRKRLGYIRRSLFLFDTIGIALYTIVGVEKGIAAGFHPIICVALGTMTACFGGVLRDILCNEIPIIFRKEIYATACILGASAYFLLHFTPISEDFIVIISGSIVIIVRLFAVYFNLSLPSIYRKDELENR
- a CDS encoding stage II sporulation protein M; translation: MREAAFVKQNKEKWIAFEKAITLNSKISPDQLADHYLHLTNDLAYAQTYYPDSKALQYLNSLASQAHQKIYKNKKETKNRIVSFWKEEFPLFFKEHQRMLFFSFLLFATATAIGAISALNDDSFVRLILGDGYVNETLNNIDKGDPTAIYNSGSEIGTFLGITINNIRVAFLAYAFGVITSLGTAYILFSNGVMLGAFFTFFYNRDLLFEASKSIWLHGTIEISVIVIAGCAGMVMGNSILFPKTYSRKVSFLKGAKDGLKIVVSTIPFFIIAGFIEGFITRYSNMPVWLAMTIIFSSLALIIFYYVIYPIILNRKHARQIYTT
- a CDS encoding RDD family protein, with product MANLEINTTQNVNLDYKIVSVGERILAFLIDIFLFSVYFFIVELATEAMNMAFSDNWTVFGLQQLLLLPVMFYSLYMHTLFNGRTVGKMALKTRVVKVDGNPARWSDYMVLWMLRLVDIWIFLGSIGLLSIIFSDKRQRVGDHAAGTVVISTKNKVKISHTILEEIAEDYQPKFLNVTKLTDKDARLIKETYLIALKSNDFKTLHTLRKKVESVLETSSDLYDKQYIDTVLRDYNHYTQNM
- a CDS encoding NUDIX hydrolase, whose amino-acid sequence is MDFRDFEKRIVKVTKMELPGETVQFKMAPMERLQELKRVARGKNTAKRAGVMSLFYPSEDFETRLILILRKTYKGVHSAQVGFPGGKLEDKDNSIQDAALRETEEEVGVSRNTISVLKALTEIYIPPSNFFVQPFLGITAQSPKFIPQEEEVEALIEVTLRDLMDDLNITTQTLSTSYAKSIEVPAFKLNGHIVWGATAMMLNEVRELLKKVL
- a CDS encoding DUF4350 domain-containing protein codes for the protein MLDKRSKRVLWVFGIALLIIVITELVRPKPINWRPSYTSIDKIPFGGFVFFEEAASLFKNAEIEKIDKDPYEFLTDSTYTQNSAYIFINDDIFFDERQADEILKYVEKGNTVFISSRSIGYILRDSLNIDSAANYNILEEELHPKFFSPSLKQDSLPAFKKGVFKASFIEIDTLKTTALGYYENEEADNDLGDLNYVKVNFGKGQFLLHNLPEAFSNYYLLKGNAQYAANVLSYIDADKIYWDEYLKSGRKVVESPMRFVLDQAPLTWAYYVLMGGLLIFVLFKSKREQRVVEVIKPLENTSVEFTKTIGDLYFQHKDYGNIIAKKITYFLETLRSKYYLNTNDITEDFIKKLALKSGNTFEKTQKLMHLIKHLKEQSVHSEADLLELNKQIEAFRL